A window of Metabacillus sp. B2-18 contains these coding sequences:
- a CDS encoding ATP-binding protein has protein sequence MRGKNKISLQFKVLSLISVLLLVIILLLAGIFSYILYVDSRTQAELLVLQTAKTISLMPELYEAIKEDNLEEIFRPIAEQVKDQANASNIVIENRERIIYSHSDLKLVGQRNSNHTNDQALIFGGSSSFEIDREQGRVIVGKVPIIADYSTYSQVIGTVSVEFLEKDLLYNLYKKIKFIIFASLGVFILGIIGGIYLTNNIRKDTLGLEPHEISSLFRERNAILSSIKEGIIAINERGLITMINLSASDMLNICEKHFINQHIHDILPNIKIDLVLETGQDIHNVELLLHDKMYIFNFIPIIEQEQVVEQVVGVVLSFRDKTELKKLIDTISEVRTYSEGLRAQTHEYANKLYLLSGLLQLEKYQDALDFINKESTIHHHQTKLLFNQIQDLNIQAILLGKLGRASEMKIHFEIDPESYVDPLPKHIGVTEIITIIGNLIDNAFESVIFQDKRNVSFSITNLGNEIIIEVTDSGKGLSKEQFDTLFAVGFSSKGENRGYGLYNVKRIVDALNGNIDVINGKEGGAIFTVFLPKGVK, from the coding sequence ATGAGAGGGAAAAATAAAATTTCATTGCAATTTAAAGTATTGTCACTGATAAGCGTCCTGCTATTAGTGATCATTTTGCTTTTAGCTGGTATTTTCTCGTATATATTATACGTTGATTCAAGAACTCAAGCAGAGCTGCTCGTGTTGCAAACAGCAAAAACGATTTCTTTAATGCCAGAGCTTTACGAGGCAATTAAAGAAGATAACTTGGAGGAAATATTTCGACCAATTGCCGAACAAGTTAAAGATCAGGCAAATGCTTCAAATATAGTAATTGAGAACCGTGAACGGATCATTTACTCTCATTCAGATTTGAAATTAGTTGGACAAAGAAACTCTAATCACACAAATGACCAAGCTTTAATTTTTGGTGGATCTAGTAGCTTTGAAATAGATCGAGAACAGGGGCGTGTTATTGTTGGAAAAGTTCCAATCATTGCTGACTATAGTACATATAGTCAAGTTATTGGAACAGTATCTGTTGAATTTTTAGAGAAAGACCTTCTTTACAATTTATATAAGAAAATAAAATTTATTATATTTGCTTCTCTTGGAGTATTCATTTTAGGAATCATCGGTGGGATTTACTTAACAAACAATATTAGAAAAGATACTCTCGGATTAGAACCTCATGAAATTTCATCTTTATTCCGAGAAAGAAATGCGATACTTTCTTCTATTAAAGAAGGAATTATTGCTATTAATGAAAGAGGGCTCATTACAATGATTAATCTATCTGCATCAGATATGTTAAACATTTGTGAAAAACATTTCATTAATCAACATATTCATGATATTTTACCTAATATCAAAATTGATCTTGTATTGGAAACTGGACAGGATATCCATAATGTAGAACTGCTTCTTCATGATAAAATGTATATTTTTAATTTCATTCCTATCATTGAACAAGAACAAGTTGTTGAACAAGTTGTTGGAGTGGTTTTAAGTTTTCGTGATAAAACAGAATTAAAGAAATTAATAGATACAATTTCAGAAGTTCGTACCTATTCAGAAGGCCTTCGAGCACAAACACATGAGTATGCAAACAAATTATATTTATTATCCGGTTTATTACAACTAGAAAAATATCAAGATGCACTTGATTTTATAAATAAAGAATCAACGATCCATCATCACCAAACAAAACTTTTGTTTAATCAAATTCAAGACCTTAATATCCAGGCAATCTTATTAGGTAAATTGGGAAGAGCGTCAGAGATGAAGATTCATTTTGAAATAGACCCTGAAAGTTATGTAGATCCTCTTCCAAAACATATTGGAGTTACAGAGATCATCACAATTATTGGAAATTTAATTGACAATGCTTTTGAATCAGTCATTTTTCAAGATAAGAGAAACGTTTCATTTTCTATAACAAACCTCGGAAATGAAATTATTATAGAGGTAACTGATAGCGGCAAAGGGTTATCAAAAGAACAATTTGATACACTTTTTGCAGTTGGCTTTTCTTCTAAAGGTGAAAATAGAGGGTATGGACTATATAATGTAAAACGCATTGTAGATGCCTTAAACGGAAATATTGATGTAATTAATGGCAAAGAAGGAGGGGCAATTTTCACAGTGTTTCTTCCAAAGGGAGTTAAGTAA
- a CDS encoding response regulator transcription factor, with translation MINVLIAEDDFRIAQVQEQFLKKIADVQLVGKALNANDTMKLLNENKVDLLLLDIYLPDELGIDILPKIRERYPTTDVIMITAATEKDMLETSIRQGVFHYLLKPVTMEKFIETIENYKNRRKLFYSQDEVTQVFIDQYFTKGNQQTLNQKDLPSGVDKITLQKVIEVLNAFKGGVTIEEMGERMGASRTTARRYLEYLVSIDECKSKHEYGIVGRPERKYFKKGGVY, from the coding sequence ATGATTAACGTACTAATTGCAGAAGATGATTTTCGAATTGCCCAGGTTCAGGAGCAATTTCTAAAGAAGATAGCAGACGTTCAATTAGTAGGAAAGGCACTAAATGCAAATGACACGATGAAGTTGTTGAATGAAAATAAAGTTGATCTGCTTTTACTTGATATATATTTACCAGATGAATTAGGTATAGATATATTACCTAAAATTAGAGAGCGATATCCTACCACCGACGTAATCATGATCACGGCTGCAACTGAAAAAGACATGCTTGAAACATCTATAAGACAAGGTGTATTTCATTATTTATTAAAACCTGTAACGATGGAAAAATTTATTGAAACAATTGAAAACTATAAAAATAGAAGGAAATTATTTTATAGTCAAGATGAAGTAACTCAAGTCTTCATTGATCAATATTTTACAAAAGGAAATCAACAAACACTAAATCAAAAAGATTTACCTTCCGGGGTCGATAAAATAACGCTACAAAAGGTAATTGAGGTTCTCAACGCTTTTAAAGGTGGTGTTACGATTGAAGAGATGGGGGAAAGAATGGGTGCTTCAAGAACAACTGCAAGAAGGTACTTGGAGTATCTCGTCTCAATTGATGAATGTAAATCAAAACATGAATATGGCATAGTAGGAAGACCAGAGAGAAAGTACTTTAAAAAAGGTGGAGTTTATTAG
- a CDS encoding tripartite tricarboxylate transporter substrate binding protein produces the protein MRKRIFYVCLYFLLFLFGCSVQENNEFLLSEDITIIAPSSKGGGWDLTARAVQRTLLSEGIIEEDIQVVNKIGAGGELGWKFLSQQEGQVLAMNSSLLITNHLLGQSKLTFKDFTPIATLATEWEAVIVSKESEMNSAKMLMEKMESAPESFKIGVSPRLGNDDQLSFVLASKQADIEPTKLNFRVYENSQQVVDALLAKQIDVATMTISEAIKYYELNQVKLLVVSADSRLRELPMIPTWKEEGIDVVFSHWRGIMGPPNMTKEEISFWDKTLSEMVKTKKWQEILDEYMWKSFYKDSKDTFNYLEQQSEMYERLMGVNEMS, from the coding sequence ATGAGAAAAAGAATCTTTTATGTTTGCTTATATTTTCTCCTTTTCCTTTTTGGATGTTCAGTACAAGAGAATAATGAGTTTCTGCTAAGTGAAGATATAACAATCATAGCTCCAAGCTCAAAAGGTGGAGGATGGGATTTAACAGCAAGAGCTGTGCAACGTACTCTTTTAAGTGAAGGGATCATAGAGGAAGATATCCAAGTAGTGAATAAAATTGGTGCTGGTGGAGAACTAGGGTGGAAATTTTTAAGTCAGCAAGAGGGACAAGTACTTGCGATGAATTCAAGTCTTCTTATAACAAATCATTTGCTAGGTCAAAGTAAGCTAACATTTAAAGATTTTACTCCAATCGCAACATTGGCAACTGAATGGGAAGCAGTTATTGTCTCAAAAGAATCTGAAATGAATAGTGCAAAAATGTTAATGGAAAAGATGGAATCAGCACCAGAATCTTTTAAAATTGGGGTTTCGCCTAGACTAGGAAACGATGATCAACTTTCTTTTGTATTGGCTAGTAAACAAGCAGATATAGAGCCAACAAAGCTTAATTTCCGGGTGTATGAAAATAGTCAACAGGTTGTTGATGCATTACTTGCAAAACAAATAGATGTTGCCACTATGACAATATCAGAAGCAATTAAGTATTATGAGTTAAATCAAGTAAAGCTTCTAGTAGTTTCGGCCGATAGCCGGTTAAGGGAACTTCCGATGATTCCTACCTGGAAGGAAGAAGGGATAGACGTCGTTTTTAGCCATTGGCGAGGAATAATGGGGCCGCCTAATATGACAAAAGAAGAGATTTCATTTTGGGATAAGACATTAAGTGAAATGGTGAAAACTAAAAAATGGCAAGAAATACTAGACGAATATATGTGGAAGAGTTTTTATAAAGACAGTAAAGATACCTTTAACTATCTTGAACAACAAAGTGAGATGTATGAGCGTTTAATGGGGGTTAATGAGATGAGTTGA
- a CDS encoding AbrB family transcriptional regulator: MIKQMNLYFIIETVIVGVCGGTLFLLFNLPLAWMLGPLSAVMLWKLITKRKLHWPIGFRNGGQMILGFSMGLSFTTESARQILEQFPSMMITTILMVGFGLVMAKFISKVTKMKVASAVMGTTPGGLSQMVILSEEITDSEPTIVTFMQTVRMLTVIFLVPFLTIHALSTSHTDSFVEDSVSQMNTSGYIQLLIFLVIVFFFTKLAVRFKCPTPWIIGPLISSALLTVFGFSVPSVPDFLTILAQLCLGIYLGLGMKTNMLGNWQSLLPVTILSSLLIVGFALLLAYGLHSLYSISMSTAFLCIAPGGLPEMGVTAHTVNADVSMVAAFQLFRVFFILFIIPLFLRKFFGRNTIEKKSVTASKLIP; the protein is encoded by the coding sequence TTGATCAAGCAAATGAACCTTTATTTTATTATTGAAACAGTCATTGTTGGAGTATGTGGGGGAACTCTTTTCTTACTATTTAACTTGCCTTTAGCATGGATGCTTGGTCCACTAAGTGCAGTTATGCTTTGGAAGTTGATAACTAAACGCAAATTACATTGGCCAATTGGTTTTCGTAACGGTGGACAGATGATTTTGGGCTTTAGTATGGGGTTATCATTTACAACGGAGAGTGCTAGGCAAATACTCGAGCAATTTCCCTCAATGATGATAACAACAATTTTAATGGTTGGATTTGGTCTTGTAATGGCTAAGTTCATTTCAAAGGTCACAAAAATGAAAGTAGCAAGTGCGGTGATGGGGACAACACCCGGAGGATTATCACAAATGGTTATTTTAAGTGAAGAAATTACTGATTCAGAACCAACAATTGTTACATTTATGCAAACGGTGAGGATGTTAACGGTTATTTTCCTAGTACCTTTTTTAACGATCCATGCATTATCTACCTCTCACACCGATAGCTTCGTGGAAGATTCTGTTTCTCAAATGAATACAAGCGGTTACATACAACTATTAATCTTTTTAGTTATTGTTTTCTTTTTTACAAAATTGGCAGTTCGTTTTAAATGCCCTACTCCATGGATTATTGGTCCACTTATTTCTTCTGCACTTTTAACTGTATTTGGGTTTAGTGTTCCATCTGTGCCTGATTTTTTGACCATATTGGCCCAGCTTTGCTTGGGGATCTACCTAGGTCTTGGGATGAAAACAAATATGCTAGGTAATTGGCAAAGTTTGTTGCCGGTTACGATCTTGTCATCATTACTCATTGTAGGGTTTGCTCTTTTATTAGCATACGGATTACATAGCTTATACTCTATTTCCATGTCTACAGCATTTCTATGTATTGCACCAGGTGGATTACCTGAAATGGGTGTCACAGCTCATACAGTAAATGCGGATGTTTCAATGGTGGCGGCCTTCCAATTATTTCGTGTGTTTTTTATCTTATTCATCATTCCGTTATTCTTAAGAAAATTTTTTGGTAGAAATACAATTGAGAAAAAATCAGTTACTGCAAGTAAATTAATACCGTAA
- a CDS encoding NAD-dependent malic enzyme has product MSQLSNASMNIIIRLHFQKNLITFSEIAKVIGEAGGDVIGIDVISTSKTQTVRDITITVKNQQHGQTVMDEIGQLEGVKILSVSDRTFLLHLGGKIEITPKNPIKNRDDLSRVYTPGVAQVCNAIADEPLKAHSLTIKRNTVAVVSDGTAVLGLGDIGPLAAMPVMEGKAMLFKQMADVDAFPICLDTKDPEEIISIVKSIAPAFGGINLEDISSPRCFEIEERLKTEMDIPVFHDDQHGTAVVLLAGLYNALKLTGKNIESIKVVLNGVGAAGTACAKMLLAAGVKNIIGVDRAGAINRNETYDNKNWTDFAYMTNPENISGSLTDVIIGADVFIGVSAPGVLTVEHLKTMAKDPIVFALANPVPEIDPELAEPYVRVMATGRSDFPNQINNVLCFPGIFRGALDCRASEINEEMKIATAKAIANVVSDDELSETYIVPSVFNQKVVEKVREAVVKAAYESGVARKDLFKEENALVRSY; this is encoded by the coding sequence ATGTCTCAACTTAGTAATGCAAGCATGAATATAATTATTAGACTTCATTTTCAGAAAAACCTTATTACGTTTAGTGAGATTGCTAAGGTAATTGGGGAAGCTGGTGGTGATGTAATTGGAATTGATGTGATCTCAACAAGTAAAACACAAACGGTACGAGACATAACGATAACAGTAAAGAACCAACAACATGGTCAAACTGTTATGGACGAAATCGGTCAACTAGAAGGTGTAAAGATTTTGTCAGTTTCTGATCGAACATTTTTATTACATCTTGGAGGAAAAATAGAAATCACTCCAAAAAATCCGATTAAAAATCGAGATGATTTATCTAGAGTTTATACACCTGGAGTCGCACAGGTATGTAACGCCATTGCTGATGAGCCACTTAAAGCTCACTCGTTAACGATTAAACGAAATACGGTTGCGGTTGTTTCTGATGGAACTGCAGTTTTAGGACTAGGTGATATTGGGCCATTGGCTGCAATGCCTGTTATGGAAGGAAAAGCAATGCTGTTTAAACAAATGGCAGATGTAGATGCATTCCCAATATGTCTTGATACGAAAGATCCGGAAGAGATTATTTCAATTGTAAAATCAATTGCGCCTGCCTTTGGAGGTATTAATTTAGAAGATATTTCTTCTCCTAGATGCTTTGAAATCGAAGAAAGATTAAAGACTGAAATGGACATACCTGTCTTTCATGACGACCAACATGGAACAGCTGTCGTATTACTTGCAGGTCTTTACAATGCACTTAAGCTTACTGGTAAAAATATTGAATCAATCAAAGTTGTTTTGAATGGTGTAGGTGCAGCTGGAACAGCATGTGCAAAAATGCTGCTAGCTGCTGGAGTGAAAAACATCATAGGTGTTGATCGAGCAGGTGCTATTAATAGAAATGAAACATACGATAATAAAAATTGGACAGACTTTGCATACATGACAAACCCAGAAAATATCAGTGGTTCCTTAACTGACGTAATAATAGGAGCAGATGTTTTTATCGGAGTTTCAGCTCCTGGTGTGTTAACGGTAGAACATCTCAAAACAATGGCGAAAGATCCAATTGTGTTCGCATTAGCTAACCCTGTACCCGAGATTGATCCAGAACTAGCTGAACCATATGTTAGAGTGATGGCGACAGGTAGATCCGATTTTCCAAATCAGATTAATAATGTCCTTTGTTTCCCTGGTATTTTTAGAGGGGCACTTGATTGCCGGGCTTCAGAAATTAATGAAGAAATGAAAATTGCTACTGCAAAAGCTATTGCTAATGTAGTTTCTGATGATGAGTTAAGTGAAACCTACATTGTTCCAAGTGTATTCAATCAAAAAGTTGTTGAAAAGGTACGCGAGGCAGTGGTAAAGGCTGCTTATGAATCTGGTGTGGCAAGAAAAGATCTATTTAAAGAAGAAAATGCACTAGTGAGAAGTTATTAG
- a CDS encoding Yip1 family protein yields MEEQTIKTKKPSLFGMIFQPGEQFERLREKPVIWLPLILLSILGTVIAVLTALNVDYSTLPGPAMSAEELELTKMFGIIFGGLGGLFGTSIGFVVVAAILLGIAKIAKSPVSFKQMFSLIIFTGFITTIGGDPYIM; encoded by the coding sequence ATGGAAGAACAAACAATAAAAACGAAAAAACCGTCATTATTCGGAATGATTTTTCAACCGGGAGAACAATTTGAGAGATTAAGAGAAAAACCAGTCATTTGGCTTCCGTTAATTCTTTTGTCTATACTTGGAACAGTTATTGCTGTCCTTACAGCACTTAACGTGGATTATTCTACATTACCAGGACCAGCTATGTCGGCTGAAGAGCTTGAGCTTACAAAAATGTTTGGAATCATTTTTGGGGGACTTGGTGGTTTATTTGGTACATCAATTGGCTTTGTAGTTGTTGCAGCAATTTTATTAGGAATTGCCAAAATAGCTAAATCACCAGTTTCATTTAAACAAATGTTTTCACTAATCATTTTCACCGGATTTATCACAACAATTGGTGGAGATCCGTACATTATGTGA
- a CDS encoding efflux RND transporter periplasmic adaptor subunit produces MKKKIWIGIGVACLIIILVGVNVFRTVSKENLTVDTIKVEEREMTGNVMVPGTLSLRNESLVYLSPESGKVAEILVKEGDKVEEGTPLLRYENEQLLVEKEQNALSLESSYLRINQVEKQINDLDEKEEDLTKQVGKEEAKKQVDAERDQLKTDLKLANIEARQVLLQKETIEKKLGELEVVSEISGTVLSISKDASKGVTQGAILHIAKPDELIVKGSISEYDSLKIKEKQPVTLRSDVVPGKEWVGVVSKVNLLPEQSENAMGNEDSAVQYPIEVTIDDKGIKAKPGFKLIMDIQTEKRKALAVPLEAVKQDAEEYYVFVVEEGKAIRKIVKTGAASDEYMEIKTGLETGERVIVSPSNELQNNMEVNEK; encoded by the coding sequence ATGAAGAAAAAAATTTGGATAGGTATAGGCGTTGCATGCTTAATCATTATATTAGTTGGAGTTAATGTTTTTCGAACAGTAAGTAAAGAAAACCTAACAGTTGATACAATAAAAGTTGAAGAACGTGAAATGACCGGGAATGTAATGGTTCCCGGTACACTTTCGCTAAGAAATGAGAGTTTAGTTTACTTATCACCTGAAAGTGGTAAAGTTGCTGAGATTCTTGTAAAAGAAGGAGATAAGGTGGAAGAAGGAACACCTCTACTTCGTTATGAGAATGAGCAGCTATTAGTAGAAAAAGAACAAAATGCTTTATCTCTAGAATCTTCCTACCTACGAATTAATCAGGTGGAAAAACAAATAAATGATTTGGATGAAAAAGAGGAGGATTTGACGAAGCAAGTAGGCAAAGAGGAAGCGAAAAAACAAGTTGATGCCGAAAGAGATCAATTAAAAACAGATTTAAAATTAGCTAACATCGAAGCTAGACAAGTGCTGCTTCAAAAAGAAACAATTGAGAAAAAACTGGGAGAACTTGAAGTTGTAAGTGAAATTTCTGGTACGGTTCTTTCTATTAGTAAAGATGCATCAAAAGGAGTCACTCAAGGAGCTATTTTACACATTGCAAAACCTGATGAGCTCATTGTAAAGGGATCCATTTCTGAATATGATTCTTTAAAAATTAAGGAGAAGCAACCTGTAACATTGAGATCTGATGTTGTACCAGGAAAGGAATGGGTTGGTGTCGTTAGTAAGGTTAATCTTCTGCCGGAACAGAGTGAAAATGCAATGGGTAATGAAGATAGTGCTGTTCAGTATCCAATTGAGGTTACAATTGATGATAAAGGTATTAAAGCAAAACCAGGTTTTAAATTAATAATGGATATCCAAACAGAAAAAAGAAAAGCTCTTGCTGTTCCTTTAGAAGCAGTTAAACAGGATGCTGAAGAATATTATGTATTTGTTGTTGAAGAAGGAAAGGCCATTCGTAAAATAGTAAAAACAGGAGCAGCAAGTGATGAGTATATGGAGATCAAAACAGGGTTAGAAACAGGAGAAAGAGTTATTGTTAGTCCTTCAAATGAACTGCAAAATAACATGGAAGTGAATGAGAAATGA
- a CDS encoding ABC transporter ATP-binding protein translates to MIELTSITKSYKVGQDTLDVLKGISLTINEGEFVAIMGPSGSGKSTLMNVIGCLDNPTSGTYLLGDEDISTYKDEMLAKVRNLSIGFVFQQFQLLPRLTALKNVELPMVYAGYKKKEREERAKQALEKVGLAERVNHLPNELSGGQKQRVAIARSIVNNPKIILADEPTGALDSKTSITIMEQFTQLNLEGTTVILVTHEQEVADYAKRIITVRDGIILSDVERRREV, encoded by the coding sequence ATGATTGAGTTAACTTCCATTACTAAGAGCTATAAAGTTGGACAGGATACATTGGATGTTCTTAAAGGAATTAGTCTAACAATTAACGAAGGTGAATTCGTAGCGATTATGGGTCCTTCTGGTTCCGGAAAATCGACACTAATGAACGTTATTGGATGTTTAGACAACCCTACCTCGGGCACATACTTACTCGGTGATGAGGACATTTCAACTTATAAGGATGAAATGTTAGCTAAGGTACGTAATTTATCGATAGGCTTCGTTTTCCAACAATTTCAGCTTCTCCCCCGGCTCACGGCTCTAAAAAATGTAGAGCTTCCTATGGTTTACGCCGGTTATAAGAAAAAAGAGCGTGAGGAGAGAGCAAAGCAGGCTCTTGAAAAGGTTGGGCTAGCCGAGAGGGTGAATCACTTGCCCAATGAGTTATCTGGAGGACAAAAACAACGTGTTGCAATCGCGAGGTCAATTGTAAATAACCCTAAAATCATACTAGCGGACGAACCAACTGGAGCACTTGATAGTAAAACAAGCATTACAATAATGGAGCAATTCACACAATTAAATTTGGAGGGAACAACAGTTATACTTGTTACCCACGAACAAGAGGTTGCTGATTATGCAAAAAGAATTATAACAGTTAGAGATGGGATCATTCTCTCAGATGTAGAGCGGAGGAGAGAAGTATGA
- a CDS encoding ABC transporter permease: MSLLENVKMALSSVLAHKLRSILTMLGIIIGVASVILVVAIGQGGEQLLKTSITGPGNTIEVYYEPSEEELLSNPNAYMNAAFTQEDVHSLSNIPEVKKVVAASSEYFSTRYREETADTSVNGINQAYMEVNNLKVESGRNLVEADFIGGTRVGVISSELKKEMFDKIEPLGEVVWINGQPIEIIGVLEKPEGLFAFGAMEVYVPWSTFRNSFGKNEYNSITLQATNADVMKEVGEKATTLLNTTHNTDDSYKVFNMEEMAEGIGQITTIMTLIIGSIAGISLVVGGIGVMNIMLVSVTERTKEIGIRKALGATKRQILTQFLIESVTLTLIGGIIGILLGAIAANVVSIFAGWPPLISWQVVLGGLIFSMVIGIVFGMLPANKAARLSPIESLRYE, encoded by the coding sequence ATGAGCTTACTTGAAAATGTAAAGATGGCATTAAGTTCAGTATTAGCTCATAAATTGCGGTCCATTTTAACAATGCTCGGAATTATTATCGGTGTAGCATCGGTTATTTTAGTTGTTGCCATCGGACAAGGTGGAGAGCAATTACTAAAAACTTCAATAACTGGTCCTGGTAATACGATTGAAGTTTATTATGAACCAAGTGAAGAAGAATTACTGTCAAACCCAAATGCCTATATGAATGCTGCTTTTACTCAGGAAGATGTTCATTCATTAAGCAATATACCAGAAGTGAAAAAAGTTGTTGCTGCTTCATCAGAATACTTTTCAACAAGATATCGGGAAGAAACAGCCGATACTAGTGTTAATGGTATAAACCAAGCCTATATGGAAGTAAATAACTTGAAGGTTGAATCAGGAAGAAATCTGGTTGAAGCAGATTTTATTGGAGGCACACGTGTAGGGGTTATTAGCTCAGAGTTGAAAAAGGAAATGTTTGATAAAATTGAGCCGTTAGGTGAAGTTGTTTGGATTAATGGTCAACCGATTGAAATTATAGGAGTATTAGAGAAGCCAGAAGGTTTATTCGCATTCGGGGCGATGGAAGTATATGTACCATGGAGTACATTTCGGAACTCTTTTGGAAAAAATGAATATAATTCAATTACGTTACAGGCTACAAATGCTGACGTAATGAAAGAGGTTGGAGAAAAGGCAACAACTCTTTTAAATACAACTCATAATACAGATGATTCTTATAAAGTGTTTAATATGGAAGAAATGGCAGAAGGAATTGGACAAATCACAACGATTATGACTTTAATAATTGGATCAATTGCGGGTATTTCACTTGTAGTCGGGGGAATAGGTGTTATGAACATCATGCTTGTTTCCGTAACGGAACGAACAAAAGAAATAGGTATAAGAAAGGCGTTAGGAGCAACCAAGCGACAAATTCTTACTCAATTTCTAATTGAATCGGTCACCCTTACTCTTATTGGTGGAATTATTGGAATTTTACTAGGAGCAATAGCGGCAAATGTTGTATCAATCTTTGCTGGATGGCCACCTCTCATTTCTTGGCAAGTTGTTTTAGGAGGGTTAATATTTTCAATGGTTATTGGAATTGTTTTTGGAATGTTACCTGCGAATAAAGCGGCCCGCTTAAGTCCAATTGAATCTTTACGATATGAATAA